The proteins below come from a single Aegilops tauschii subsp. strangulata cultivar AL8/78 chromosome 6, Aet v6.0, whole genome shotgun sequence genomic window:
- the LOC109745523 gene encoding phytosulfokine receptor 1 produces MGHLLMQRTATWPTCFILWCLSVQLLLLSPVYSLDQSSCNPDDYGALEGFLRGLTGGISGWTLSNTTSEVANCCAWVGLTCDAGGRVIRLDLHGRKLKGELAPSLAQLDHLQWLNLSDNNLRGAILAPLLQLHRLQRLDVSNNELSGTFPANVSLPVIEVFNISFNSFSGTHPTLHGSSQLTVFDAGYNMFTGRVDSSICESSRVIRVIRFTSNLFAGELPEGFGNCTKLEELYAELNSISGSLPDDIFKLQFLKNLSLQENQLTGRMSPRFGNLSSLAQLDISFNSFSGHLPDVFGRLGKLEYFSAQSNLLRGPLPASLSQSPSLKMLYLRNNSLNGRINLNCLKMTQLSSLDLGTNKFIGTIDSLSDCHHLRSLNLGTNNLSGEIPADFRKLQFLSYISLSNNSFTNVSSALSVLQDCPSLTSLVLTKNFHDGKAWPMTGIHGFHKIQVFAIANSHLSGAIPPWLANFRELKVLDLSWNQLSGDIPAWIGDLEFLFYVDLSNNSLTGVIPNSFSSMKGLLTFNSSQQSTETDYFPFFIKRNKTGKGLQYKQVSSFPPSLILSHNKLIGAILPGFGSLKNLYVLDLSNNNISGIIPDELSGMSSLESLDLSHNNLTGSIPYSLTKLNFLSSFSVAYNNLMGTVPLRGQFSTFTGSDYEGNPNLCGTRFGLSPCQSNHAPIISATGNRKNKGLILGIIIGIAIGAAMVLSVAVVLALKRSFRRQDHIVKAVVDTNVAFELAPASLVLLFQNEDNDKALTISDILKSTNYFDQANIIGCGGFGLVYKGTLPDGAKIAIKRLSGDFGQMEREFKAEVETLSKAKHPNLVLLQGYCRNGSDRLLIYSYMANGSLDHWLHEKPDGPSRLNWQRRLQIAKGAARGLAYLHLSCEPHILHRDIKSSNILLDENFEAQLADFGLARLICPYDTHVTTDLVGTLGYIPPEYGQSSVATFKGDVYSFGIVLLELLTGKRPVDMCKRKGARELVSWVMDMKGEHREADVLDRAMYDKKFEMQMMKMIDFACLCISESPKLRPLTHELVLWLDNICASCEATK; encoded by the coding sequence ATGGGGCATCTCTTGATGCAACGCACTGCCACATGGCCAACCTGTTTCATCCTATGGTGCTTGTCCGTGCAGCTTCTCTTGCTGTCTCCGGTCTACTCCCTCGACCAAAGCTCCTGCAACCCGGATGATTATGGTGCACTGGAAGGCTTCCTGAGAGGTCTCACCGGAGGCATCAGCGGCTGGACGCTCTCAAACACGACCTCGGAAGTGGCCAACTGCTGTGCATGGGTGGGCCTCACATGCGATGCCGGGGGTCGGGTCATCAGGCTGGACCTCCATGGCAGGAAACTCAAGGGAGAGCTGGCACCTTCGCTCGCGCAGCTGGACCATCTCCAGTGGCTCAACCTCTCCGACAACAACCTCCGTGGTGCCATCCTGGCACCCCTCCTTCAGCTCCATAGGCTTCAGCGGCTCGACGTAAGCAACAACGAGCTCTCTGGCACATTCCCGGCCAACGTGTCGCTCCCGGTGATTGAGGTCTTCAACATATCCTTCAACTCGTTCAGCGGCACCCATCCCACACTCCATGGTTCATCGCAGCTCACGGTGTTCGACGCAGGCTACAATATGTTCACCGGGAGGGTTGATTCAAGCATCTGTGAGTCATCTCGAGTGATCCGTGTGATAAGATTCACATCGAATCTCTTTGCCGGGGAACTGCCGGAAGGCTTTGGAAACTGCACAAAGCTCGAGGAGCTATATGCCGAGCTCAACAGCATCTCCGGGAGCTTGCCAGACGACATATTCAAGTTGCAATTTCTGAAGAATTTGTCTCTGCAGGAGAATCAGCTCACTGGTAGGATGAGCCCGAGGTTTGGCAATCTGTCCAGCCTTGCTCAGCTGGACATTTCTTTTAATTCCTTCTCTGGACACCTTCCAGATGTTTTTGGTAGGCTTGGCAAGTTAGAGTACTTCTCTGCACAGTCCAACCTCCTCAGAGGCCCATTGCCTGCTTCATTGTCTCAATCGCCATCATTGAAGATGTTGTACTTGCGGAACAATTCACTGAATGGAAGAATCAACCTCAATTGCTTGAAGATGACACAACTGAGCTCACTTGACCTTGGGACAAATAAGTTTATTGGCACAATTGATAGCTTGTCAGATTGCCATCATCTCAGAAGCCTAAATCTTGGCACAAATAACCTCAGTGGCGAAATACCAGCTGATTTTAGAAAGCTTCAGTTTTTGTCCTACATCTCACTTTCGAACAACAGCTTCACAAATGTTTCCTCGGCATTATCTGTCCTTCAAGACTGTCCAAGCCTAACAAGCCTTGTGTTGACAAAGAACTTCCATGATGGGAAGGCCTGGCCGATGACTGGAATACATGGCTTTCATAAGATCCAGGTGTTTGCCATTGCTAATAGCCATCTTTCAGGAGCAATACCACCATGGTTAGCTAATTTCAGAGAATTGAAGGTCCTAGATTTGTCATGGAATCAACTGTCTGGGGATATTCCTGCATGGATTGGTGATCTCGAGTTTCTATTCTATGTGGATCTTTCTAACAATTCACTTACAGGGGTAATACCAAACAGTTTCTCGAGCATGAAGGGACTTCTTACATTCAACAGCTCACAGCAATCCACAGAGACTGATTATTTTCCTTTCTTCATTAAAAGGAACAAAACAGGCAAAGGGTTGCAGTACAAACAGGTTAGCAGCTTTCCACCGTCTCTAATTCTCAGCCATAACAAGCTCATAGGTGCCATATTGCCGGGCTTTGGAAGCCTCAAGAACCTGTATGTCTTGGACCTCAGCAACAACAATATTTCTGGTATCATTCCTGATGAGCTATCAGGCATGTCTAGCTTGGAATCCTTGGATTTGTCACATAACAATCTCACCGGAAGCATTCCCTATTCATTGACAAAGTTGAATTTTCTATCAAGCTTCAGTGTGGCATACAATAATCTGATGGGCACAGTTCCATTAAGAGGGCAATTCTCAACATTCACTGGTTCTGATTATGAGGGGAACCCCAACCTTTGTGGCACCCGCTTTGGATTATCCCCATGTCAGTCGAATCATGCTCCCATCATCTCTGCAACGGGAAATCGGAAGAACAAGGGTCTCATATTAGGAATAATTATTGGCATTGCAATTGGAGCGGCAATGGTTTTGTCTGTTGCTGTTGTACTTGCGTTGAAGAGAAGCTTCAGAAGGCAGGATCATATAGTTAAGGCTGTTGTGGATACAAATGTAGCATTCGAGTTGGCACCAGCGTCACTGGTACTTCTGTTTCAGAACGAAGATAATGACAAGGCATTGACTATCAGTGACATTTTGAAATCTACAAACTACTTTGATCAGGCTAACATCATTGGTTGTGGTGGGTTTGGTCTAGTGTACAAGGGAACATTGCCAGATGGAGCAAAGATCGCCATCAAAAGACTATCAGGTGATTTTGGCCAGATGGAGAGGGAGTTCAAAGCAGAAGTGGAAACTTTATCAAAAGCTAAGCATCCTAATCTTGTGCTTCTACAAGGTTACTGCAGGAATGGCAGTGACAGGCTCCTGATCTACTCTTACATGGCGAATGGCAGCCTAGACCACTGGCTTCATGAAAAGCCTGATGGCCCATCCAGATTAAACTGGCAGAGAAGGCTTCAGATAGCCAAAGGAGCGGCACGAGGTTTGGCATACCTGCACTTGTCATGCGAACCTCACATACTACACCGTGATATCAAGTCAAGCAACATACTCCTGGATGAGAATTTTGAAGCTCAATTGGCTGATTTTGGGCTTGCTCGGCTAATTTGTCCCTATGATACACATGTGACAACTGACCTTGTTGGCACACTGGGTTACATCCCCCCTGAGTATGGCCAGTCTTCAGTAGCCACTTTCAAAGGTGATGTGTATAGTTTTGGCATTGTTCTTCTGGAGTTATTAACAGGAAAGAGGCCTGTTGATATGTGCAAGAGGAAGGGAGCTAGGGAGTTGGTCTCATGGGTTATGGACATGAAAGGAGAACACCGTGAAGCCGACGTATTGGACCGTGCAATGTATGACAAGAAATTTGAGATGCAAATGATGAAGATGATTGATTTTGCATGTTTGTGCATTAGTGAGTCACCTAAGCTGAGACCATTAACCCATGAATTAGTGCTATGGCTTGACAACATTTGTGCTAGCTGTGAAGCAACAAAGTGA